From the Manihot esculenta cultivar AM560-2 chromosome 3, M.esculenta_v8, whole genome shotgun sequence genome, one window contains:
- the LOC110610438 gene encoding uncharacterized protein LOC110610438 isoform X1 codes for MPCNEVESWTFSGLVGAFLDLSIAYLLLCASTLAYSASKFLGIFGLSLPCPCNGLFGDPNSDNCWQRALVDCPSEKISSVQFSVMSKFPFDSILDKNLNQKNCENKCFGFDDEASYSSFRKRSEGGVGSGVMDAKDVQEERSDIKGKGVLNQKSRHALRRRRKGASDNGRMSSVSSCDPFQWDAQALCPSPASVSKMVNEANEESIVPDSSGGLALNYGRESSMDMGLLGREPPDFESNEPVSENNSMEKVASPEDDLKFNEQVKLSFDPDENYAISFLEKALKEEHAARAALNLELEKERNAAATAADEAMAMILRLQEEKASIEMEARQYQRMIEEKSAYDLEEMNILKEILLRREREKHFLEKEVETYRQMIFGSEQMHYDAQDIGTSLEKRPSTLQYSGKDPLQMTQRINESVCEKENADNTLAFGKELPIPKLDEVFPQEREMQLQFDLSTAEGYILHEKPVGAIEEVKRQSGTISTSGGLASKIIQTCNKTDNIFPHNCDDSNKDYQFSCNTQLNMDAYVHDIHVIDDKFDLCCDVGGNGSEKLLVNTALDIPVSCASPATSSSQTEKDISRSCSDITSGLPPLGCTLRKPLVSVFRRNSMSAVDYERLKIDNEVGRLWERLRVVQEGRGKLNISMEHREKDKIHLQLLENIVSQLREIQQLKQPGKTVRQVSLPPPSCKIMSKKRRWRSVSLEVQKST; via the exons GAAATTTCTGGGCATATTTGGATTGTCTCTGCCATGCCCTTGCAATGGACTTTTTGGTGACCCCAATAGTGATAACTGCTGGCAAAGAGCGCTTGTAGACTGTCCATCAGAGAAGATATCCTCTGTTCAATTCTCTGTTATGAGCAAGTTCCCGTTTGATTCAATATTGGATAAAAACCTGAATCAGAAAAATTGTGAAAATAAATGTtttggttttgatgatgaagCATCGTATAGCTCATTCCGCAAGAGAAGTGAAGGAGGCGTTGGGAGCGGTGTAATGGATGCAAAGGATGTGCAAGAAGAGAGATCTGATATCAAGGGGAAGGGAGTTTTGAATCAGAAGTCGAGACATGCTCTTAGGCGTCGTAGGAAAGGTGCTAGTGACAATGGGAGGATGTCTTCTGTTTCATCATGTGATCCTTTTCAGTGGGATGCACAAGCTCTTTGTCCGTCTCCCGCCAGTGTCAGTAAAATGGTGAATGAGGCTAATGAAGAAAGCATAGTACCTGATAGTTCTGGCGGCCTTGCTCTGAATT ATGGCAGGGAATCTTCAATGGACATGGGTTTGCTGGGGAGAGAGCCACCTGATTTTGAATCAAATGAACCTGTAAGTGAAAATAATTCAATGGAGAAGGTTGCATCACCTGAAGATGATTTGAAATTTAATGAACAAGTGAAGCTTTCCTTTGATCCTGATGAAAACTATGCAATTAGTTTTTTGGAAAAAGCACTGAAAGAAGAGCATGCAGCTCGAGCTGCTTTGAACCTTGAACTTGAGAAAGAGAGGAATGCTGCTGCTACTGCTGCAGATGAGGCCATGGCAATGATTCTGCGTCTGCAAGAGGAGAAGGCATCAATAGAAATGGAAGCTAGGCAATACCAGCGGATGATAGAAGAAAAATCTGCTTATGATCTTGAAGAAATGAACATTCTTAAAGAGATCCTACTGAGAAGGGAAAGGGAAAAGCATTTCTTGGAGAAGGAAGTTGAAACTTATAGGCAAATGATATTTGGAAGTGAGCAGATGCATTATGATGCACAAGACATAGGAACCTCACTTGAAAAAAGGCCGTCTACATTGCAATATTCAGGTAAGGATCCTTTGCAGATGACGCAGAGGATTAATGAATCTGTTTGTGAGAAGGAAAATGCAGACAATACTCTTGCCTTTGGGAAAGAGTTACCAATCCCAAAGTTGGATGAAGTATTTCCTCAAGAAAGAGAGATGCAATTACAATTTGACTTGTCAACTGCTGAAGGATATATTTTGCATGAGAAACCTGTTGGGGCTATTGAGGAAGTAAAGCGACAAAGTGGTACCATTAGTACAAGTGGAGGATTGGCATCAAAAATAATTCAAACTTGCAACAAGACTGATAATATTTTTCCACATAATTGTGATGACTCAAATAAGGATTACCAATTTTCATGCAATACACAGTTAAACATGGATGCTTATGTTCATGATATTCATGTGATTGATGATAAGTTTGATCTGTGTTGTGATGTCGGAGGAAATGGAAGTGAAAAACTGTTGGTGAATACTGCCTTAGACATCCCAGTATCATGTGCTAGTCCAGCCACGAGCAGTTCCCAAACTGAGAAGGACATCAGCCGAAGTTGCTCAGACATAACTAGTGGACTGCCACCTCTGGGTTGCACACTAAGAAAACCCTTGGTTTCTGTTTTCCGGAGAAATTCCATGTCTGCAGTTGATTATGAAAGGTTAAAAATTGACAATGAAGTTGGAAGGTTATGGGAAAGGCTAAGGGTTGTGCAAGAGGGTAGAGGAAAGCTCAATATTTCTATGGAGCACAGGGAAAAAGACAAAATTCATTTGCAACTTTTGGAGAATATTGTGAGCCAGCTTCGAGAGATTCAACAATTAAAACAACCTGGAAAGACTGTTCGCCAAGTTTCATTGCCTCCTCCATCCTGTAAG ATCATGTCTAAGAAAAGGCGGTGGCGAAGTGTTTCTTTAGAAGTGCAAAAAAGCACTTAA
- the LOC110610438 gene encoding uncharacterized protein LOC110610438 isoform X2, producing MPCNEVESWTFSGLVGAFLDLSIAYLLLCASTLAYSASKFLGIFGLSLPCPCNGLFGDPNSDNCWQRALVDCPSEKISSVQFSVMSKFPFDSILDKNLNQKNCENKCFGFDDEASYSSFRKRSEGGVGSGVMDAKDVQEERSDIKGKGVLNQKSRHALRRRRKGASDNGRMSSVSSCDPFQWDAQALCPSPASVSKMVNEANEESIVPDSSGGLALNYGRESSMDMGLLGREPPDFESNEPVSENNSMEKVASPEDDLKFNEQVKLSFDPDENYAISFLEKALKEEHAARAALNLELEKERNAAATAADEAMAMILRLQEEKASIEMEARQYQRMIEEKSAYDLEEMNILKEILLRREREKHFLEKEVETYRQMIFGSEQMHYDAQDIGTSLEKRPSTLQYSGKDPLQMTQRINESVCEKENADNTLAFGKELPIPKLDEVFPQEREMQLQFDLSTAEGYILHEKPVGAIEEVKRQSGTISTSGGLASKIIQTCNKTDNIFPHNCDDSNKDYQFSCNTQLNMDAYVHDIHVIDDKFDLCCDVGGNGSEKLLVNTALDIPVSCASPATSSSQTEKDISRSCSDITSGLPPLGCTLRKPLVSVFRRNSMSAVDYERLKIDNEVGRLWERLRVVQEGRGKLNISMEHREKDKIHLQLLENIVSQLREIQQLKQPGKTVRQVSLPPPSYHV from the exons GAAATTTCTGGGCATATTTGGATTGTCTCTGCCATGCCCTTGCAATGGACTTTTTGGTGACCCCAATAGTGATAACTGCTGGCAAAGAGCGCTTGTAGACTGTCCATCAGAGAAGATATCCTCTGTTCAATTCTCTGTTATGAGCAAGTTCCCGTTTGATTCAATATTGGATAAAAACCTGAATCAGAAAAATTGTGAAAATAAATGTtttggttttgatgatgaagCATCGTATAGCTCATTCCGCAAGAGAAGTGAAGGAGGCGTTGGGAGCGGTGTAATGGATGCAAAGGATGTGCAAGAAGAGAGATCTGATATCAAGGGGAAGGGAGTTTTGAATCAGAAGTCGAGACATGCTCTTAGGCGTCGTAGGAAAGGTGCTAGTGACAATGGGAGGATGTCTTCTGTTTCATCATGTGATCCTTTTCAGTGGGATGCACAAGCTCTTTGTCCGTCTCCCGCCAGTGTCAGTAAAATGGTGAATGAGGCTAATGAAGAAAGCATAGTACCTGATAGTTCTGGCGGCCTTGCTCTGAATT ATGGCAGGGAATCTTCAATGGACATGGGTTTGCTGGGGAGAGAGCCACCTGATTTTGAATCAAATGAACCTGTAAGTGAAAATAATTCAATGGAGAAGGTTGCATCACCTGAAGATGATTTGAAATTTAATGAACAAGTGAAGCTTTCCTTTGATCCTGATGAAAACTATGCAATTAGTTTTTTGGAAAAAGCACTGAAAGAAGAGCATGCAGCTCGAGCTGCTTTGAACCTTGAACTTGAGAAAGAGAGGAATGCTGCTGCTACTGCTGCAGATGAGGCCATGGCAATGATTCTGCGTCTGCAAGAGGAGAAGGCATCAATAGAAATGGAAGCTAGGCAATACCAGCGGATGATAGAAGAAAAATCTGCTTATGATCTTGAAGAAATGAACATTCTTAAAGAGATCCTACTGAGAAGGGAAAGGGAAAAGCATTTCTTGGAGAAGGAAGTTGAAACTTATAGGCAAATGATATTTGGAAGTGAGCAGATGCATTATGATGCACAAGACATAGGAACCTCACTTGAAAAAAGGCCGTCTACATTGCAATATTCAGGTAAGGATCCTTTGCAGATGACGCAGAGGATTAATGAATCTGTTTGTGAGAAGGAAAATGCAGACAATACTCTTGCCTTTGGGAAAGAGTTACCAATCCCAAAGTTGGATGAAGTATTTCCTCAAGAAAGAGAGATGCAATTACAATTTGACTTGTCAACTGCTGAAGGATATATTTTGCATGAGAAACCTGTTGGGGCTATTGAGGAAGTAAAGCGACAAAGTGGTACCATTAGTACAAGTGGAGGATTGGCATCAAAAATAATTCAAACTTGCAACAAGACTGATAATATTTTTCCACATAATTGTGATGACTCAAATAAGGATTACCAATTTTCATGCAATACACAGTTAAACATGGATGCTTATGTTCATGATATTCATGTGATTGATGATAAGTTTGATCTGTGTTGTGATGTCGGAGGAAATGGAAGTGAAAAACTGTTGGTGAATACTGCCTTAGACATCCCAGTATCATGTGCTAGTCCAGCCACGAGCAGTTCCCAAACTGAGAAGGACATCAGCCGAAGTTGCTCAGACATAACTAGTGGACTGCCACCTCTGGGTTGCACACTAAGAAAACCCTTGGTTTCTGTTTTCCGGAGAAATTCCATGTCTGCAGTTGATTATGAAAGGTTAAAAATTGACAATGAAGTTGGAAGGTTATGGGAAAGGCTAAGGGTTGTGCAAGAGGGTAGAGGAAAGCTCAATATTTCTATGGAGCACAGGGAAAAAGACAAAATTCATTTGCAACTTTTGGAGAATATTGTGAGCCAGCTTCGAGAGATTCAACAATTAAAACAACCTGGAAAGACTGTTCGCCAAGTTTCATTGCCTCCTCCATCCT ATCATGTCTAA